Genomic DNA from Marnyiella aurantia:
AGCCGGTAGAGTTGTACCTTCGCGAGCTTTTTTCGCAGTCTCTAGAGTTTTCTATTTTTAAATTTACTATCATAGACAGCTTTTTAGAAGGACTGCTCTTTGTACCATCTAAAGAGTTTTTTAAAACGGTCATTTTATTTTGAAAATAACTGCACGGATTAAATAACCGCACCCTCAGCCTTTTCAGTAAATTTGCCGACAATTCTCTTTATCCATGAACAATATATTTAACCTGCAAAACGGCGAAGAGGACAAGCAAAAAGTCCTTGCTAATGTAAAAAAAAACATTTCTTTCAATGGTTCCAATCTTTGGATTTTAGCCTGCGCCATTATGGTGGCTTCTGTAGGTCTTAATGTGAATTCTACCGCTGTAGTTATCGGCGCAATGCTTATTTCGCCTTTGATGGGTCCGATCATCGGGGCAGGTTTCGCTTTGGGAATGTTTGATTTTCAATTGCTGCGCAGGTCCCTTAAAAATCTTTTACTTTCCACAGTGGTAGGACTTGTGGTTTCTTTTCTCTACTTTCTCTTAAGCCCTTATAAAGAAGCACAGTCCGAAATCATTTCACGTACGGCACCCAATATTTATGATGTGCTCATCGCCTTTTCGGGTGGTTTAGTGGGTGTAATTGCTGTGACCCGTGTAGAAAAAGGCAATCCGATTCCAGGCGTAGCGATCGCAACTGCTTTGATGCCACCGCTCTGTACAGCAGGATATGGCTTGGCGACAGGAAATTTCGTCTATTTTGGCGGCGCCATGTTTCTTTACACAATCAATTGCGTTTTCATCTGTATTGCGACGTATTCAATTGTAAAATTTCTAAAATATCCCGCCGTTGAATTTGTTGATAAAAAGAAATCAGACAGAATAAGGATTTGGATCTCAGTGATCGTTGCTTTAATGATCATCCCAAGTATATTTTTCGCCTACCGTTTCGTAACTAAACAGAATTACGAAGTCAAAGTTGACCAATTCCTCACACGTGAGTTCGAAGAAAAAGGAAATACCATAGTTTACAAGAAAACTTCATATTATACCATACCAAAAACGATTGAGCTGGCTTTTTTGACCCGAAAATTTTCTACACAGCAGATCACGGACATCAATAAGAAATTAAAAGATTATAAAATTGAGGGAACAAAGGTGATTATTCGCCAGGACAGCGCATTTCTCGCAAATGCTGCACTCACAAAATCTGACATAAATGAAGTTGAGGATAAATCGACCGCCATTATTGCCGAACTTAAAAACAAGGTGAGTAAATATTCCTTCGATACACAAAATATTTATCCTGAGGCCAGGTCAATTTTACCTGCAATCCAGTCGATTTCTGTGGCAAAACAGGAAATTTTCAACAATACAGATTCCACCAAAATAATCCCGGTTGCATTGTACCAATCCTCAAAAGCCCTGACCGAACCGCAGGTGAAAACCCTGCGTCAATGGCTAAAAGTCAAACTTAAAGTTGACACTTTAGAGATTTACAGAAGGTAGAGCCGATTTTCAGCACCCGTACCCAACGGTCCATCAACACACTGTTCCAAACTTTACTGTGACGGTGGGATAAATGTGCTGCACCAGTCTCCCTTCCTTTTGGAACAGTAATTGCGCGTTACCGAAAAAATTCCACATGAAATACATGCTTCTTTTTATCGGTGCGGCGCTGTTAATGGCCTGTACCGCACAGAATAAATCAGAATATACGACGGTTGAATATGAAGGCGGTGCCTGTTTCGGCTTCTGTCCTATTTTTAAAATAACCATCAGTTCTGACCGCACCGCTGTGCTGGAAGCGGAACATTTTAACTTTTCTGACGGACGTTCCAAAGATGAATTCTCCATGCCGCGGGAAGGTACATTTAAAGGCACGATTAAAGAAGAAGACTATCGCAAGCTCGTTGAAATGCTGAATGCGCTGAAACCTAAAACGCTGAAGGACAAATACGGCAGCCGAAATGTAACCGACCTGCCCACATCCTTTATACGCCTGGCTTTTAAGGACGGAACAACTAAAATAGTGGAAGATTACGGTAAACAGGGTACGCCTGATTTGGAGAAACTTTACCGTTACTTCGAGGATTTAAGACACAACCAGACCTGGGAAAAAGTGGGTGACTAGAGATTTCGCTATTGTATTATATAAAAGCGTATCTTTGCAGCCTATTTCGCGGCATTCTAAGCCATTTCGTAATTCGTTTTACTAAAAAATTCTGTTTTAATTATTGAGGACAGGATGAATGAAGAAGCATAACGCTTCGTCCGCACTAATTTTAATACAGGACAACATTTTGTTATTTACAGACTTAAATTTAATTAAGCCCATACTTGATGCGCTTAAGCAGGAAGGTTATGAGAAACCTACTCCAATCCAACAACAGGCTATACCCGAAATACTGAAAGGCCGCGACTTACTTGGAACTGCCCAAACCGGAACAGGGAAAACGGCAGCCTTTGCCATCCCTATTCTGCAGAATCTTACAGAAAAAAACATCCGTAACAACCAGATTAAGGCCCTAATCCTTACACCCACGCGTGAGCTTGCTATTCAGATTGAAGAAAGCTTCAATGCCTATGGCCGTAACCTGAAACTGAGAAACCTTGTGGTTTTTGGTGGAGTAAAACAAGGCGCGCAGGAGCAATCACTGAAGAGGGGTGTAGACATATTGGTAGCTACGCCAGGCAGATTACTGGATTTCATCTCACAGGGTATTATCTCACTAAAGCAACTGGAAATCTTTGTCCTGGACGAAGCCGACAGAATGCTGGACATGGGCTTTGTTCATGATGTAAAGAAAATCGTGAAGATGCTGCCTGAAAAAAGACAGACCTTATTTTTCTCGGCTACCTTTCCGGATGAGATAAAAACTCTGGCCAATACCATTCTCCGCAACCCTGTGAAGGTGGCGGTGGCGCCGGTATCTGCAACAGCAGACACCATTCAGCAGAAGGTTTATTTTGTTGAGAAGGAAGACAAACTGGAACTGCTCACCCATATCCTTAAAAACGACATCCAAGAATCAGTACTTGTGTTCTCTAGAACCAAGCACGGGGCTGATAAAATTGCCAGGAAGCTGCAGTCGCATAAGATTTCAGCCGAAGCCATTCATGGAAATAAGTCGCAGAATGCCAGACAGAACGCGCTTACCAACTTTAAATCCGGAAAGACAAGGATTTTAGTAGCTACGGATATTGCCGCCAGAGGGATTGATATTGATGAACTGAAATACGTAGTGAATTTTGAACTTTCCGATGTCTCCGAAACCTATGTGCACAGGATCGGTAGAACCGGCCGTGCCGGTGCCGAAGGGCAATCCATTTCCTTTGTGGACAGCTTGGACCTGCTGAACCTTAAGAATACGGAAAAACTGATTGGGAAAAAAATTCCGGTGGAAAAGGACCATCCTTATCATACCGATAATCTGGTACCGCAGAAAAGGGATTCCAACAATAAACCATTTACGGCGAGACCGAAGCCGCAGGCTAAAGAAAACATCGGTTATAAAAAACCGCACAATAAGAGTAATTTCTCAAGGAATAAGTAATTACTTTCTTAATATAGAAGCCGTCTCAATATAGAATTTTGAGACGGTTTTCTTATTTTAAGAAAGGATTTATTTGCTGATCGCGATCACAGAGTACCACAGCTCACGAATTATTTGCCGTCAAAAACATCACCTGCTTATCATTCAACAGGTTTAAAATAAAAAAAGGAAGCGGTATAATGAGGTAATTGGCACCTTCCCAATATTTAAAATCATAACCGGAATTGATCAGATCTGCATATGCCAGAGGGATTAAAGGACAGGAAAGAACTAAGAAAACGGTCCAGTTCCAAGATAAACTTTTTCTTTTATCATTAGAGAGTAGATAGAACATCGCTGCAATACCTATAATAACCAACGCTAAAAAAATAGGCAAGCTGAGTAACGTGATTCCCTTAAAAATAAGGTGACCGGGTTGAAAATTATCGTTTACTAAAAAGAAATAGACGTTCGTAAGTATGAATACAGCAGAGGAAATGATTAAAAGCATATAAGAATTTCTGCGGTGATCATTTTTAAGCAACAGGAAATACATAATGGGCAGAAAACCGAACACAATTCTGGACGAGGCTACTATGCCTAAAAACAACGAGATTAAAATTATTGATACCCACTTCACGTCTTTTTTCAGATAATACATAATCAGCAGGTTAACTGAAAACATAGCCATAGAAAGCGGCAACAAATCATGCCCATTAAAAAGCAATTCAGCAAAAACCATTGAAAGACCCATAAATAAGCAGAAAATATTGGTAAAAACAGTGCTAACTGCCCGTCTGAGAAGACCAACTGCAAACGCCACGTAACCGGCTCCGAACAACCAATATAAATTAAACAGCACAAACGGCGAATTAAACAATATCCATGCGGGGCCCGGACTAATGGGTTCAGTGGAGCTGATTTCTACGTCATACAATTTTGCGCTGTTTCGCAATGTTTGCGCAGACAGCCGTACTGCGTCATCGCCTGTGGAGCCCGGGTTACTCCGTAAACTAACCACAGGATAAATGAAGTGGCTGAGAGCAGCGACAAGAAGAATGAAAACGAGCCACCACATTCGTTTACTGATCTCCGAGCTGTTAATTGCCTTGAGGTTAAAGAATATAAAGTACACGACCAACAGATAAATGGGGAATAACCACAGCAAATCAATCTTTAAGAATAATCGTACAGAAGGAATCACAATGATGAAACTGAAAAGGACAGTTTTAAAAATAATGTTCCGGTAAAAACCCTCCGCAGTGTTCATTTTGCAAATATCCTTTCTGCATTTTCGGTCGTGATTCTGTCAATCTCAGCAAAATCTATTCTGTAAATATTCACCAGTTTCCCCACAACCAAATCAAGATAGGAACTTTCATTTCTTTTGCCGCGGAAAGGCACCGGCGCCAGGTAAGGTGAGTCGGTTTCCAGCACGATCTTATCCAACGGAATTTCATGCAGGAACTGATCGATTTTACCGTTTTTAAAGGTGACCACACCACCAATCCCGAGCAGAAAGTTAAGGTCGACTGCGTGACGTGCCTGCTCCAGAGTTCCGGAAAAGCAGTGGAAAATTCCGCGCAGCTTCGGATGTTTTTTCTTCTCGAGCACCTCAAAAACCTCATCAAAGCTTTCGCGCGTATGGATGACGATGGGCAGATCGCGTTCAATGGCCCAGTCTATCTGCGTTTCAAAAGCTTTTACCTGAATATCCAAAGTTGTTTTGTCCCAATACAGGTCTATCCCAATTTCCCCAATTGCAGGAAAAGACCGTTGGCTAAGGTATTCTTCCACAACCTTCAGTTCCTGTTCCCAGGTTTCCGGCTTTACATAACAGGGATGAAGGCCCATCATGGAAAAGATCCTGTCCGGATATTCCTGTTCCAGTGACAGCATCTTTTCATGGGTTTCGGAATCAATAGCGGGCAGGTAAAATTGGCTTACGCCCTTTGCGACTGCACGGTCAATCATCGCAGCACGGTCTTCGTCGAACTCTTCGGAATACAGATGGGTATGGGTATCAATCATTTTGTTATTGTTGAGGAAATGCGTCTGAAAAAACCGGATGCTTTACAAACGTTTGCTGCAGGGCAATCCTGCCTTTCAGATTCTCCAGAAATTCCTGGTATTTAGGATCACTGTCATCCGACGGTCTGTGGGAAAGTGCACGGCTAATCCTGAAATTCTCTTCTACAAAATCCATGGTTTGGTCGCTGAAATACGCGCTTCCAAACTTTTCCCAGATATACTGAATAGCCTGCGTGCTGGGATGAATAAGGTCGTCTTTATAAAAACGGTAATCCCGCAGGTCGTCCATCAGGATTTCATACGCAGGTAAGTAGTGGCAGTCATCAAACTGCTGTATGACCTCATGTACCGCCGTAATAAGTTTAGATTTGCTGAGCGTGTTTTCTGCCATGCCGTCCTTGGTATGACGTACCGGTGAAACGGTAAACAGGATCTGCACACCTTCCGGGCAGATGTCCTTGAGGTTTGTCACTGTTTCGTACATTGAATCGGCCAGCTCCAGATTGGTGAGAAGTCTTTTGTTAAAGAATTTACCCGGAATCTTATGACAGTTGGCTACAAGTTTATTTTTGGGCAGAAATTCATAGATAAATGATGTTCCGTAGGTGATGATTACCCACTTGGCATTCTGCAGAAACAAATTTCCTTCCTCTATGCCAGTGTTTATCTGTTCCAGCGTCTGATGTGGATAGCGCGAATTGAACTTCGTGTGGTGATCCAGCGAAATTACCTGATCATCATAAGCTACAAGGTCCTCCTGGTTGTAAAAGGCGGAATCATGCAGCCGTTTCACCGCCGTATTTATGGAATAGGGATTAAACATGGTTCCGAAGGGATTACTGAGTGTCTGCAGCTGACCCTTGGCCAGCAGACCCGAAATCTCCTCCGAAAAGCAGGAGCCCATCGCGAAAATGCTGTCCTCCGGCTTAATTTTGACCGAAGAATCTTCTATATTAACCTCTGTTCTGAATTTCATAAATATACAGCGGGAAAAAATTTAGCTAAAATCAGCTTTCTCTTCTAAGTAAATAATTTGCCAGCTCTATGAACGGCTTTTTCTTCTCATCAGGAATGTCAATCTTCATCAGATAATCGTGAGCAATCTGATTGTGCTTCTCAACAAGACGCAGCGTTTTCTCATCAACTTTAGTTCTGCGGAAGATTTTCTCCACACCATACACCTTGTCCACATTATCCGTTTTCTTACTGTACCAGAACTCCAGTTCCTTACGCTCATCCGGTGTACTGTGTTCCATAGCTAAAAGATAAAGCACCGTTTTCTTGTTTTCATAAATGTCGCCGGCATGCTTTTTACCGAAATCCTTTTGATTGCCGAACACATCCAGATAATCGTCCATGATCTGAAATGCGATACCGATATGTTTACCAAAGTTAAATATGTTTTTAGCATCACGGAAGTTAGCACCGGCGATCAGAGCACCGATTTCAAAGGATGACGCACTCAAGACGCCTGTCTTGTAGGTAATCATACGGATATACTCCTCGTAGGTTACGTTGTCCTGCGTCTCAAAATTGATATCGTACTGCTGACCCTCGCAAAGCAGAAGACCTGTATGTGTAAACACGCGGACGCAGGCTTTGTAAAGATTCGGTTCCAGATCCTCAAAGAATTTATAGGCCTTGAGCAAAAGCCCGTCGCCGGACAGAATCCCGGTATTTAAACCATATACCGTATGGATGGTAGGCACATTACGGCGAAGCGGAGCTTCGTCCATTATATCATCATGAATAAGCGTGAAATTATGGAAATACTCAATAGCCAGGGCAGGTTTCACCGCTTTGCCAATCTCGCCACCAAAGAGGTCGCACGACATCAGAACCATAATAGGACGCAAACGTTTTCCGGCATTGGAAATTATATAATTCATAGGTTCGTACAGTTCCTGCGGCTTATCCTTGAAGGAATACTTGGTGATCGCCTTAGAAATGACTTCCTGATACTGGTCTAAAAACTCCATACATTTTTCTTTGGTGCAAAAATACGATTTAATAGGTCTTTATACAGGTATTAATGCAAAAAACCACCCCGAAAGGGATGGTTTATATACTGAATCAAGAGAGATATCTTAAATCATTTTAACTAAAAGATAGGTTATACCTGCAACCATTGCCGAAATAGGGATTGTTAAAATCCACGCCCACAAAAGGCTTACTGTAATCCCCCAGCGAACAGCGGAGACTCTTTTGGTAAGACCCACCCCAATGATCGCACCGGTAATGGTATGGGTTGTAGAAACCGGAATACCCAGGTGGTCTGTAAGGAAAAGGGTAATGGCACCCGCAGACTCGGCACTAACACCTTCCAGCGGGGTAACCTTGGTAATACGTGTACCCATTGTTTTTACGATTTTCCAGCCACCACTCATTGTTCCGAGAGCGATTGCGAGAAAAGATACAAAAGGAACCCAAACATAATCCGTAGTAAAATGCTTAAATCGCTCTGAAGAATCCATCATTGCATATTCGTCGGTACCGCCTATCATTACCACGTGGTAATAAATTACGGCCGCACCTATGATTCCCATCACCTTCTGCGCATCATTAAGTCCGTGTCCTACGCTGAAAAGTGCTGAGGAAACAAGCTGCCACCTTTTAAACTGCTTGTCGGCCTTCCGGGGGTTACTTTTTCTGGCAAAATATACAATTACCAGCGTAATTAGAATTGAAACCACCATACCGATAAATGGTGCCATAAATATGAAGAGGAAAATAGGGATTACTTTCTCATATTTTACAACGTTCTGGGTAAACAACTGCTGGAATGCCATCTTGAGCGTATCCCAGATTCCAAGGTGAGGCATAGAAGCCACTACATGCTGGTAATCCATTACAAGAGCATTCATAAGCGCTGCACCCAGGAAGCCACCAATAAGCGTGTGCGATGATGACGAGGGTATCCCGAACCACCAGGTGAGCAAATTCCACAAGATAGCTGCTACAAGACCCGCCAGGATTACCTCCAGGTTAATGAAATTTTCGTTTACCGTCTTGGCAATTGTATTACCAATCTTAAATTCGCCAATGACATACATGGCCAGAAAGAAAGCGGCAAAATTCCAGACTGCAGCCCAAAGTACTGCCTGGAAGGGGGTTAGAACTTTAGTGGATACTATGGTCGCGATCGAATTGGCAGCATCGTGAAACCCGTTTATATAATCAAAGATCAGCGCTAGGACAATGATTATTATGAGGAGAATTGGTAATTCCATTCTTTCGTAAAAATATTTATTACGCGTATTTAATTATAATGTTCTCTATGGTATTGGCCACATCCTCCGCTTTATCGGTCACGATTTCCAGATATTCCAGTACGTGCTTGGTCTTTATGATGTTGATGGCATCGCCGGTTTCAAAAAGTCTAACAAGACCCTGAGAAAGCACATCGTCTGCAATATTTTCAAATGAATTGATCTTGATGCAGGATTCCTTCACTTCCGCTGTATTTGTGAAACCGTTCAGGTGCTTTATTGCATTCTGAATCTCCACACAGGATTTATGGATCAGCAGGGAGAATTCTGAAAATTCTTTAACGTCCGGAGTTTTGTAAAGGAAAATATATTTGGAAGATGCATAAATATAATCCGCAATATCGTCCAGGCCGGAAGCCAGCATATTGATATCTTCACGGTCAAACGGTGTGATAAAGTTCTCGCCCAACTGCACAAAAATCTCGTGGGTCAGATCGTCCAGCTTATGTTCGTAATCACTCATCTTTTTAAGAAGTGAATCATCATTAAGGTCGAAATCAAGCATTCCGTCGTGAAATTCCTGAGACATCTTCACCAGATTGTCTGCTACCTTTTCGAACAGTACGAAGAAGACTTTGTCCTTTGGCTGAAATGCCTTGAAAATGTTACCAATTCCCATTTTGTCAGTTGTTTAATTTTGAGTTGCAAATATCCGGATAATCGGACTAACGCTATTTATGTTTTATATTAAGTTTTGTTCACATATACTAGTCGGCCACCGGGTAAGACTGCGGTACATCCTTCATGCGGTCCAGAGTGAAGTTAAGTGCAAAATAAAGGAAGTGAAGGTTACGGGTGTTATCTGCAGTGAACTCCCGCTGCCACATATAACCAAGGTTGGAACTTACGTTACGGCTGAAAACATAGCCCACACCACCAAGAAACCTGTTCCTTTTGAAGCTGGGTTCCTCCGGCCCAACGAATATTTCGTTGAAAGCATTCAGAAAGAAGGTATTGGCCTCCAGTTTTTCTTTGTTTATAGGTAAAGAGGCCGAGAGTCTGTAGCGGTAACGTTCTGTGTTATCCTCCGTATCAGTCTTCGGAAAATAATAGAGTCTTTTCTCTGCACGTAACCGATGGTCCAGTTTCAGGCGGTTCAGCTTGTGCGAGTAAGTGTACTGAAGCCACAGCCGGGTTTCGCGCTGGAAAAACTCGCTGTTTTTGTAGGTTCCGTAGGTACCGATACCAACAAAGGGCTGATGATCTCCGATATTGTAACCCACTCCTCCTTTTACTTCATAATAATCAACCTTTACAAAATCCTCAATTCCACGTGTCTGCAGTTCAATATAAGCCTGCCAGTTCTTATCGTGTTTGTAGGTAAATGAAGTCATATTAAAGGACGAAATATGCTCCCGAGGATTGGTCTGCGCAAAACCTGAAGCGCAGATACACATTATAATAAGAAAAGAAAGTGATTGTTTCATAGGTCAGATTCAGCGGCAAAGTTACTAAACTTCGTATGTTAACAATGTTAATTTAATATTAAGTTAACCGGCAATTAACACCGGTAGCTGGGATGAAAGAATGGCACAAAAAAAAGCACGGTTGCCCGTGCTTAAAATATGTACCTGGATCAAGATTAGTTCGCCTCTTCAGCTCTCATTTCTTTTCCTTTGAATTTCTGAGTTTTAAGGCCTTTTACAACCTCATCCTTGAAGGATTTCTCAACCTCGAAGAAGGAAAACTTCTCCATGATTTCGATTTCTCCGATGTCGGGACGTTTTTTGGACTTAGCTGTAGCCTTGTTCAGGATTTCAAGCATGTCCATCTTTTTCAGTTGATCTCTTTTGCCAAGGTTAAAGAAAAACCTTACCATGTCGCCGTTAGTTCTCTTGGGCTTCCTGTCACGGCTAACAAATTCACGGCCTCCGTCTCTGCCTCCGTCTCTGCCACCATCGCGGCCTCCGTCACGGAAGCTGTCTCTGCGGTCGTTACCACGGTCGCGGTCACCTCTTCTGCCTTCACCTCTGCCATCACGGTCACGGTCACGGCCACGGTCTCTGCGGCTATCGCCACGGTCGTCGCTGTTGAACTTCTGGTCTGCAAGGTCGTTTTTGTCCTTATAGAACATCGCAAGATCCCGAAGCTGCAACTGCAGAAGTTTATGAACAAGCTCTTCTTTGCTGAATTCAGAAAGGTCTGGGATTAGAGCGTCATCAAAAGTGAAAAACTCTTCGTGTTCGGTAAAAAGTTTTTCGAAGACACCACCAACCTGCGCCTTAATGATCGCATCACCAGTTGGGATTTTCTTTTCAACAATGTCAATCTTAGTAGACATCTTGATCTGTTTCAGCTTTCTGGATTCCTCAGGCTTTATAAGGGACATTGAAATACCATCCTTACCTGCTCTTCCTGTTCTACCGCTACGGTGTACGAAAACCTCCGGGTCATCCGGCAGGGAATAATGAATAACGTGAGTCAGGGAATTAACATCAAGTCCACGCGCAGCTACATCGGTAGCAACCAATATATCAATATTTTTCAGTCTGAATTTCTTCATCACCGTATCCCGCTGTGCCTGACTCAGATCACCATGCAAGGCATCTGCGGCATAACCGTTCTGCATCAGGAAATCTGCAACTTCCTGTGTTTCCATACGGGTACGGCAGAAAAGAATGGAATACTGATTTGGATTCGCATCAATAAGCCTTTTCAAAGCCTCTTTTTTATGACGGTAGCCTACCACATAAAATTCATGCTTAATATTTTTCTTAACTTCATTAATCGAACCAACAGAAATACGGTGCGGTTCTGTTAAATAGCTTTTAGAAATCCTTTCAACATCCTTGTTCATCGTAGCCGAGAAAAGATAAGTATGTTTTGTTTCAGGAGTTTCTCTTAATATGGTTTCCAGATCGTCCTTGAAACCCATAGAAAGCATTTCATCTGCCTCATCCAGCACCAACCATTGAATTTCTGAGAAATCCAGGGCCTTGCGGTTAATCAAATCGATCACACGCCCCGGAGTACCCACAATAATCTGTGGTTTATCCCGCAGGGAGCGGATTTGGTCGGAAATACTTGACCCACCATAAACCGCAGTGGTCTTGATGTCGTTCATGTATTTCGAATAGTTTTTAATGTCTTTGGTAATCTGCAAACAAAGTTCTCTGGTAGGACAAAGCACCAAAAATTGGATTTTGCGACTCCCGTCGTCAATCATATCCAAAATCGGAAGCGAAAACGCTGCTGTTTTGCCTGTTCCTGTCTGCGCAAGTGCGATGAGATCGCGTATATCTGTAGAGATAAAAGGAATAGTCTGTTTTTGGATTTCTGTTGGGCTCACAAAGCCCAGTTCGCCAACCGCCTTCAATAATTCAGGACTTAAGTTGGTCTCCGTAAATAAATTCATGTAAAAGATCGTCTATAATTCTCCGGCAAAGATACTTATTTTATTTTTGATAAAAAATAGATGCTTTTATTAAATAAGTGTTAAAGATGTAAAGCACAGGAAGTTTATAGATAAATTCTTTTTGTATACTTTTATGTAAATTATTATTTATGGCTTCTGTAATATCACCGGACACATTATTATTCTTAAAAGACCTAAATCAAAATAACAACAGGGATTGGTTTACACAAAATAAAGAACGATATCTGGCAGCACAGGAAAATATGGTGGAATTTGTAGATGACCTTATACAGGAGATCTCGGGCTTTGATGAAGCCATCCTGAAGCTGGACGCAAAAAAGTCACTGTTCCGGATTTACCGTGATACCCGTTTCTCCAAAGACAAAACGCCTTATAAAATAAACTTCGGTGCCGGTCTGGGCATGGGTAAGGGTGCGGAGATTGCTGGCTACTATCTTCATATTGAACCCGGCAAATCTTTTTTGGCCGGCGGCGTGTACCAGCCGGAAAGTGGTGTTCTTAGAGAAATCCGTATGGAAATTTCCATAAACAGGGATGAGTTTGAGGCTGTCATTAACGGCATGGAATTCAGTAAATATTTCAGCGGACTTTCTCAGGAAGACAAATTGGTACGTGTTCCGCCAGGTTTTGAAAAAGACGACCCCATGGCGGAGTTTCTGAAACTTAAAAGCTATATCGCTGTATACCAATTGAAAGACACCGAAATACTGGATAAGGACGCTGTTGCAAAATTCGCCGGGATCTTCAGTTCTGTAAAACCGCTCAATGATTTCTTAAGTGCCCCTTTTAGATGATGATTTGTGGGCCCTTTATTTTTGTGTGAGGCTTTTCACTGTAGCAAGCAGCTCAGGATCGTCCGGAGAGATGGCATAATAGTCCGCTATCTTACCGTTTTGGTCTACTACTATAAATCTCGGCACCCAGTTAAGCTCAATATAGTCGTTGAATTTATTCTTCCAGCCTTCATCAAACCAAAAATTATTCCCGCCTGCAATACTGTACTT
This window encodes:
- a CDS encoding DUF47 domain-containing protein, whose protein sequence is MGIGNIFKAFQPKDKVFFVLFEKVADNLVKMSQEFHDGMLDFDLNDDSLLKKMSDYEHKLDDLTHEIFVQLGENFITPFDREDINMLASGLDDIADYIYASSKYIFLYKTPDVKEFSEFSLLIHKSCVEIQNAIKHLNGFTNTAEVKESCIKINSFENIADDVLSQGLVRLFETGDAINIIKTKHVLEYLEIVTDKAEDVANTIENIIIKYA
- a CDS encoding DUF2461 domain-containing protein; the encoded protein is MASVISPDTLLFLKDLNQNNNRDWFTQNKERYLAAQENMVEFVDDLIQEISGFDEAILKLDAKKSLFRIYRDTRFSKDKTPYKINFGAGLGMGKGAEIAGYYLHIEPGKSFLAGGVYQPESGVLREIRMEISINRDEFEAVINGMEFSKYFSGLSQEDKLVRVPPGFEKDDPMAEFLKLKSYIAVYQLKDTEILDKDAVAKFAGIFSSVKPLNDFLSAPFR
- a CDS encoding DEAD/DEAH box helicase, yielding MNLFTETNLSPELLKAVGELGFVSPTEIQKQTIPFISTDIRDLIALAQTGTGKTAAFSLPILDMIDDGSRKIQFLVLCPTRELCLQITKDIKNYSKYMNDIKTTAVYGGSSISDQIRSLRDKPQIIVGTPGRVIDLINRKALDFSEIQWLVLDEADEMLSMGFKDDLETILRETPETKHTYLFSATMNKDVERISKSYLTEPHRISVGSINEVKKNIKHEFYVVGYRHKKEALKRLIDANPNQYSILFCRTRMETQEVADFLMQNGYAADALHGDLSQAQRDTVMKKFRLKNIDILVATDVAARGLDVNSLTHVIHYSLPDDPEVFVHRSGRTGRAGKDGISMSLIKPEESRKLKQIKMSTKIDIVEKKIPTGDAIIKAQVGGVFEKLFTEHEEFFTFDDALIPDLSEFSKEELVHKLLQLQLRDLAMFYKDKNDLADQKFNSDDRGDSRRDRGRDRDRDGRGEGRRGDRDRGNDRRDSFRDGGRDGGRDGGRDGGREFVSRDRKPKRTNGDMVRFFFNLGKRDQLKKMDMLEILNKATAKSKKRPDIGEIEIMEKFSFFEVEKSFKDEVVKGLKTQKFKGKEMRAEEAN
- a CDS encoding DUF2490 domain-containing protein — translated: MKQSLSFLIIMCICASGFAQTNPREHISSFNMTSFTYKHDKNWQAYIELQTRGIEDFVKVDYYEVKGGVGYNIGDHQPFVGIGTYGTYKNSEFFQRETRLWLQYTYSHKLNRLKLDHRLRAEKRLYYFPKTDTEDNTERYRYRLSASLPINKEKLEANTFFLNAFNEIFVGPEEPSFKRNRFLGGVGYVFSRNVSSNLGYMWQREFTADNTRNLHFLYFALNFTLDRMKDVPQSYPVAD